The nucleotide sequence TTGTAAGGGATTTGTGGGGAGCGTCTAGTGGCAGCCACCGGCTTCTTTCCCTTCGGGGCTGTTGCGCTGGTCCCGGGCTGATCAGTTGCTCCCAGGTTGCATTTTCTCTGAATGTTCTCGATGAGCAGAGGCTTGTCTCTCTGAAAGTTGGAGTTGCAGAAGATCTGAAATGAAACGAATCACTTTAGCCATTCTGGGAGAAAATACCCACtcctccccgcccacccccgtCCCTCATAATGGTCTTATCTGACTGTGGAGAAAAGGTCTCTTTAAGTTCCTGGCAGGTTATTCCGCCCTGGAGTGTGCGCTCCCTAGAGCTCCCCGAGGCGAGCCTCGGTCGAGGTGTTACTGTCGCTACCTGACATCTCGTGGCCTCTCGAGGGGGTCTGTAGGCGCACCTGCAGGTCCCCTCTAAGGGGCTGTGGCTGAATACCACAGGCTCTACGTTCTCATCTTTCCTTAACTACCTTCTCACGTGAGGAAACTTATTCTCGGAAATGAAACCCGTTCAGCACGTGGCCCATCTGGCCTCCCCGGGAGGTGTTCGAATAACAAGAGAACGTGGGCAGCGGAAGGGCTTTCTGCTTTACCATCAGCCTCTTCTTCCCTGGAGAGCGGCTGCTCAGGCGTATTTTGCTGAATCCGTGCCGGTTCATTTGGCGGATGAAAGTCGTCAAGCTGTCTGTGTTGAAAATCCTGTCTGCGCCTCTGCGGTGAAGAACCTCCCTCTGGAAGAGGTCTTCCTCGACGATCACCATATCTCCCTTGTCATTCCAGCGCACAGAGGTGAAGGCGGGCTCCTCCGCCATCGTCCAGAGCTTTCTTGGGAGGGAGAGCTGAAGAATACTCTGGCCACACCGTAGTCTGCGCCCTGTGGTGGCGGGTTGTCTTGGGAGACGGGATCTGGGCTCTCGGCTTGGTCGCCCTGCTTCTCCGAACTCTCCCGTGAATCCACGTTGGGATGCGGGGACGCACGAGAGGGGACCCACGTTGCTGGCTCTGCGTCAGCCGATGGGCCCAGCATGGCTGTACACAGCTCATCGCTGCTCTGACTAGCCATGGAGCCAGTCTGGATTGGGAGCATTCTCCACCCGAGACCGTATGACTGAACTCTCAGGGCAGAAATGCCTTGGACCAGAGCGGGGATGCCCAGTAAATACTGTCCGCAAGATTCTAGAATCTCGGTAGTGGGGCAGCCAGCCGCTCAAGTCGCAGTCTTCTTTATTGTCACGTGATGTCACCGAGGCGGTCTGGAGAGGGAGCCCTGGCCAAGtgtctttttttctaaaagcctCGAAAAGTGTGGTTCAAGTTCCCGGGAAAGACTTCCGTCTGCCGCCAGGCACCTTGTTTCAAGGGGCCAGGCCCCGGATGGGTTGAGAAACGTGACCCTGTCTCCACTCCCATCCCTTCATGCTGGCTTCCGATGTGCTCAAGGGCCAGGCCCTGGCGAGGCGTAGCTTGGCTGCCACTGAGACCACAGGGATCACGTGGGCCCCTGGCGACTGTCCCTCCCAGAAGATGGGGCTCCCTAGCGGGCTGGTTGGCCTAGCCTGAGTCGgtgcccaccccccccacccccatcccccttccGGCTCTGGTCGCTTGCAGCTGTTCCTGCCAGCTGGCCGGTCCCGCTCAGATGGGCCCAAACAAAGGGTCCTGATTTCCTGCCTCCCAGGTCAAGCTGTCCCCAGAGTAGGGCTGTGCGCGACCTCACATTCAACTCGAGTGTTCCCCAAGCACctcagacacagccctgcccacgaTGCCGCGTGGGAGGGCATAGCCACGTGCCCTCCGCTGGGCATCGAGCCTCCTTTTGGGCTCTGCCTGCCCCCAGACCCCATCCCTGTGCGGATCACAGAGGGCTTGTCTTCAGCGTCCATTTCTTCCCGTAGAAGCCCTTCTCATGGCCCAAGAGCGCTCACTTTTGGAACACCTGCGTGCGTCCTTTTCCCATCGCCTTCCCAGACCGTCGGATTCAGCCTCCCTGGAGGCTGCCTCGAAAGCCCTGTTTCCTTTCCGCAGTGGGGTGGTTTGGCTTCTGCTCCCCCCGATCCTGGCCTCCCACGTCCACCTTGGGTCTCCGTGGGTACTTGCCCTTTGAAGGACTTGATCTGGGGCTTCGGCGTGTAGCCTGTCCCATTGAAAGCAGGCATTTCACTGGTGCGCTCCCAGGCCAGCCCTGCTCTCCTTCCCCATGCCCgcccctgccccccctccccccccacccccggggcccTGTCCCCGCTGTTACCTTGAGGATACATGGAATGATTTTGTTTGCTTTCAGCTTCGACGCTTTTGAACGGGCCTGCGTGACACGGACTCAGTCCCAAGGAAATTTCCTACTTGCCGACCTAGACGTGACCGGGGGAAGCCCCCGTCCACGTGCATTTGGAAGTAGATGAGGGTCTGGGTGTCGGACGCGCCGAAACCCGAGTGAGAGTCGTCCGTCTTCACCGCAGGTGGGAGGATAGGACGGTGGGTTTGGTGATGCGCGTTCTCTGGCCGTTGTGGGCGACTTTGTCCTTCATAGTCACTGTGTAGCGGACAGAGTGGCACCTTGGAAAGGCCCGTCTGCGAGGATCCTAGGTccctgtcccagctctgccactaagcAGGGTCATCTGCCCTCTGTGAGCGCCACTGCCCTATTTCTGAAAGGGGAGAGCTAAGAGGGTGTGCAGGAGGATCGCCCGAGGTGCCTTTCAGCCTAAGGACTGGCATCCTGGATGGAGCTCCCGGGCCTAGATTCGGGCCTGCTCCCTGGTCTTTATGCTTCTAAACTGGTTTACAAAGCATTCTTCAGGTCAGTTCCTCCTGTAGGGACATGACCTCGGAGGCTGCGAATTGTGGTGGAGGCCGTCGGTGGCTCCTCAGAAGGGGCCCAAAGGCTGGGGCCTCCTTGGGCCCAGCCTGCCTGTGTGGCCTTGCCTGCTGCCCCCCTCCTCGGGCCCTCCCTCGCCCCCTGGGTCCCGTAGGAACTGCCTCCTTCCTGGTCCCCCTCCCTGCCAGGTGCCAGCCGGGCCCCGGCAGTGGGTTTGTGTGGCACCGTGGGGTCTTCCTCAGCCGGGTCTCGGGACCCTTCAGCTGGGCAGGCACAAGCCCTGGCGACGTCCAAGGCCTGCCTTTGCCAGCCTcgccctccagcccctgcccttggcttccgcgccctGATGCCCCCAGCCCAGAGGCCCCCCAGCCGCTCCCCTCCCTCGCTGCCGCCAGGGTCTCGGGGTGTCTGCCAGCGTTAACTTCCCTCCAGTATCTGAGGAGGCTCCTGCAGGGGCCTTATCCCAGTAGGCACTGGGGCCTTACAGTCAGTCCCAGGCAGTCTCAGTCCCTCCCTCCCCGTGGCTCAGCCATGAGCAGCTCAGCAGGCCAGGTTCCCGTTGGACAGGAGGGCCCCAGGGCAGGAGCAGGGACAGGGCGCCGTCACACGGGAAGGTGCCGGGACTGGCCAGAAATGCCGGCACCTGGCGGTGTCAGCTCTCAACAAGCCACAGACGAGCCCCACACTGTCTCTGCTTCTCCTTGGCACCTTCCTTTCTTGGGCCTGCTTTTTGTCAACTGAAAGACACCGTGTGACACTGAGAAGAGCAGTGAATCGCCAGTCAGAAGGTCAGCCacgggctggggtgggtgggaacAGCGTGGGCTCGAGAGGAATTCAGACCAGGGCTCTGGTCCCCACGCCGTCACTTACCAGCACGTGATCCTGGGAAGATTCTCAAGCCCCGTGGCCTCAGGTTCCTCACCCGTGAAGCGAATGGGTGTGATGAGCCCTGTCTCGGGCTGCAGGGATGTGTGTGAGCTACGTAGAGCAGCTCACAGGGCCTGGCGTCTGTTGGAACTTCGATGATTGGCAGGTATTTCTCATATTGTTCGGCCTCAgacccttcccctctctcctctggcaTTTGGTTGGGCGGTTTCTTGTCCCGGTCGTGTCAGAGAATATGCAGCTCAATAGGATGTGGAAAAGCTAATTAGCCAAACAAGATGTTTCATCAATAAAACTAAGGAAATTTTCCCAGTTAGAGGGTG is from Orcinus orca chromosome X, mOrcOrc1.1, whole genome shotgun sequence and encodes:
- the LOC101282277 gene encoding LOW QUALITY PROTEIN: heat shock transcription factor, X-linked member 3-like (The sequence of the model RefSeq protein was modified relative to this genomic sequence to represent the inferred CDS: inserted 3 bases in 2 codons; substituted 1 base at 1 genomic stop codon), translated to MASQSSDELCTAMLGPSADAEPATWVPSRASPHPNVDSRESSEKQGDQAESPDPVSQDNPPPQGADYGVAXSILQLSLPRKLWTMAEEPAFTSVRWNDKGDMVIVEEDLFQREVLHRRGADRIFNTDSLTTFIRQMNRHGFSKIRLSSRSPGKKRLMIFCNSNFQRDKPLLIENIQRKCNLGATDQPGTSATAPKGKKPVAATRRSPQIPYNDSTTQKKAPGAQGPSATQPLLSSSTCSTSGGAGWARGHHAPSEQGGLSGQGTPWNVTSVPPLXGARELPASPTVYPAYGSEMSLYNSCLSLLPGALLATSPNKVPEVDEEXGGSSDCRRALRQQCKDHCDP